One Deltaproteobacteria bacterium DNA window includes the following coding sequences:
- a CDS encoding multidrug efflux RND transporter permease subunit: MISRFFIERPIFANVIAIIIILLGLVCLFTLPVAQYPEIVPPTIQITTNYPGASAEIVANTVGIPIEQAVNGVEKSIYLSSTSSSTGNYTLTVTFEVGTDLNASLALVQNMVNSALPQLPETVQSQGITIKKVSPNILLVISLYSEDDRYDETFLSNYGVINLQYPLARLPGVGQINVVGAGPYSMRVWLDPNKLQDYSLTTLDVVNAIQQQNVQVAAGQLGGPPVPPDQACQFTINALGRLSDVEQFENIIVKSVRGETAEIVRVRDVARVELSQQYYSNFAGVSGHHASQILVYALPGANSINVANQVRQAMTEMSRTFPEGLRYEIIYDTTKFVDEAIHAVYTTLLEAGILVLIVIMVFLQNWRAMLVPATTVPVTIIGAFAAMALLGFTVNLMTLFALILAIGIVVDDAIVIVENSSYYIERGLPPKEATIKAMGEITGPVLGITLVLTAVFLPAAFLPGITGQLFRQFALVIASTAIISAINALTLKPAQCALYLRPYQERRLNLFYRGFNKVYDLIEHTYVSLVSRMVHQSGLMMILFFVIIAVAGWRFASMATGFLPTEDQGYAIVVARLPDAAAQPRVRRVSEKVNAIIKEVPGIAGWVTIGGFSILDGTNVPNIFTSFVTYEDWSTRGSQLSQDRIIANLRHKFATIEEAEIAVLVPPPIHGLGQSGGFQMMIEDRQSQGLAELQKAVTEVLRASRGQSGLYGLATTFSARSPQLFLDIDRTKAESLNIPLSNVFNTLQAYLGSAYVNLFNKFNQVFQVYVQADAPFRKRPEDIKNLYVRNAQGEMVPLGTLLEVKRTLGPELVTRYNLYPAAAVFGAAAPGFSSGQALNLMEQVAANNLPQGLAFDWTATAYQEKLVGHQAYFIYLLSITLVFLVLAALYESWTSPAAVILVVPMALVGVLLALIIRGFDNNLYTQVGLVLMIALASKNAILIVEFARELQAEGMTSREAAVEATRRRFRPIVMTSFAFILGVVPLLIARGAGAASQQAIGTVVFGGMLASTLVAIPFVPVFYVVMDSLSQRFHKTAATAAPEADKGITETDD, encoded by the coding sequence ATGATCTCCCGCTTTTTCATCGAACGGCCCATCTTTGCCAACGTGATTGCCATCATCATCATCCTTCTCGGTCTGGTCTGCCTGTTCACATTGCCGGTGGCGCAGTATCCAGAAATCGTTCCGCCAACCATCCAGATAACCACTAATTATCCGGGGGCCAGCGCCGAGATCGTGGCCAATACGGTAGGAATTCCCATTGAACAGGCGGTTAACGGGGTGGAAAAATCCATTTACCTGTCTTCAACCAGCTCCAGTACCGGAAATTACACCTTAACCGTCACGTTTGAGGTGGGCACTGATCTCAATGCCTCACTGGCCCTGGTGCAGAATATGGTAAACAGCGCCTTGCCCCAACTTCCAGAAACCGTCCAATCCCAGGGAATTACTATCAAGAAAGTCTCTCCCAATATTCTGCTGGTGATCAGTCTCTACTCGGAGGACGATCGCTACGATGAGACTTTCCTGTCTAATTATGGCGTGATCAACCTGCAATATCCGCTGGCCCGGCTGCCAGGCGTCGGTCAGATCAACGTTGTTGGTGCCGGGCCTTATAGTATGCGGGTCTGGCTGGATCCCAACAAGCTCCAGGATTACTCTCTGACTACCCTGGATGTGGTAAACGCCATCCAGCAGCAAAACGTCCAAGTGGCAGCCGGACAACTCGGGGGACCACCGGTGCCCCCGGACCAAGCCTGCCAATTCACCATTAATGCCTTGGGCCGACTCTCGGACGTGGAGCAGTTCGAAAATATCATCGTCAAAAGCGTGCGGGGCGAAACCGCGGAAATTGTTCGGGTGCGGGATGTTGCCCGGGTCGAGCTGAGCCAACAGTATTATAGCAATTTTGCTGGGGTAAGCGGTCACCATGCCTCACAAATCCTGGTTTATGCCTTGCCCGGCGCCAATTCTATCAATGTCGCCAACCAGGTGCGGCAGGCCATGACCGAAATGAGCCGGACCTTCCCGGAAGGTTTAAGATACGAGATTATTTACGACACCACCAAATTCGTCGATGAGGCCATTCACGCCGTTTACACCACCTTACTTGAAGCTGGCATCCTGGTGCTTATTGTCATCATGGTATTTTTACAAAACTGGCGGGCGATGCTGGTCCCGGCCACCACGGTGCCGGTGACCATCATCGGGGCTTTTGCAGCCATGGCCTTGCTCGGTTTCACGGTCAACCTGATGACTCTGTTTGCCCTGATTTTAGCCATTGGCATTGTGGTCGACGATGCCATCGTCATCGTGGAAAACTCTTCCTACTATATTGAGAGGGGACTTCCGCCGAAAGAGGCGACTATTAAGGCCATGGGGGAGATAACCGGGCCGGTTCTGGGCATAACCCTGGTGCTCACCGCAGTATTCTTGCCCGCCGCCTTTCTGCCCGGCATCACCGGGCAGTTGTTCCGGCAATTCGCCCTGGTCATTGCCTCCACCGCCATCATCAGTGCCATCAATGCCCTCACCCTCAAACCGGCCCAATGCGCACTGTATCTGCGCCCCTATCAGGAGAGACGACTCAACCTGTTTTATCGTGGATTTAATAAAGTCTATGATTTAATTGAGCACACTTATGTCAGCCTGGTCAGTCGCATGGTGCACCAGAGCGGCCTGATGATGATATTGTTTTTTGTGATTATCGCCGTTGCCGGGTGGCGGTTCGCATCAATGGCCACCGGCTTTCTGCCTACCGAAGACCAGGGATATGCGATCGTAGTGGCCCGATTACCCGATGCCGCGGCTCAGCCCCGGGTGCGCCGGGTTTCGGAGAAAGTCAATGCTATTATCAAGGAGGTCCCAGGAATCGCCGGTTGGGTGACCATTGGCGGCTTTTCCATCCTCGATGGGACTAATGTGCCTAATATCTTCACTTCCTTTGTGACTTATGAGGATTGGAGCACACGGGGCAGCCAATTGAGCCAGGACCGGATCATCGCTAATCTGAGGCATAAGTTTGCCACCATTGAGGAAGCGGAGATCGCGGTCTTGGTGCCGCCGCCGATCCATGGCTTAGGACAGTCCGGCGGTTTCCAGATGATGATCGAAGACCGCCAAAGTCAAGGGTTGGCCGAGTTGCAGAAGGCGGTTACGGAAGTTTTGCGGGCGAGCCGGGGCCAGTCCGGCCTGTACGGCCTGGCCACCACCTTTAGCGCCCGTAGCCCGCAACTCTTTCTGGACATTGACCGGACCAAGGCAGAATCGCTGAATATCCCGCTCAGTAACGTATTCAATACTCTGCAAGCCTACCTGGGGTCTGCCTATGTAAATCTTTTCAACAAATTCAACCAGGTCTTCCAGGTCTATGTTCAGGCTGACGCCCCCTTTCGGAAGAGGCCGGAGGATATTAAAAACCTCTACGTCCGCAACGCTCAAGGTGAAATGGTTCCCCTGGGAACCCTCCTGGAAGTTAAGCGGACCCTCGGCCCTGAGTTGGTCACGCGCTACAATCTCTACCCCGCGGCAGCAGTATTCGGGGCCGCGGCCCCGGGCTTTAGCTCCGGCCAAGCCCTCAATCTGATGGAGCAGGTGGCTGCCAATAATCTGCCTCAGGGCCTGGCCTTCGACTGGACCGCCACCGCTTATCAGGAAAAACTAGTGGGGCACCAGGCCTATTTTATTTACCTGTTGTCCATTACCCTGGTATTCCTGGTGTTGGCCGCCCTCTATGAAAGCTGGACCAGTCCGGCGGCGGTTATCCTGGTGGTGCCCATGGCCTTGGTGGGGGTGCTGCTGGCCCTCATCATCCGGGGCTTCGATAACAATCTCTACACTCAGGTGGGCTTGGTGTTGATGATTGCCTTGGCCAGCAAGAACGCCATCCTGATCGTGGAATTCGCCCGTGAACTGCAGGCTGAGGGGATGACCAGTCGCGAGGCCGCGGTCGAGGCCACCCGTCGCCGTTTCCGCCCTATCGTCATGACCTCTTTCGCTTTTATCTTGGGGGTGGTGCCGCTGTTAATCGCCCGAGGAGCGGGTGCGGCCAGCCAGCAGGCCATCGGCACCGTCGTCTTCGGCGGCATGCTGGCCTCAACCCTGGTGGCCATCCCCTTTGTGCCGGTATTCTATGTGGTTATGGATAGCCTGAGCCAACGCTTCCATAAGACCGCCGCGACTGCAGCTCCTGAGGCCGACAAAGGAATAACGGAGACGGACGATTGA
- a CDS encoding ABC transporter ATP-binding protein: protein MSLNRLRSQVPLLEVLELSHNFGGLKALTDFSLTVETGELVGLIGPNGAGKSTILRAISGLIPISRGSIAFTSRPLKTHAAHHIAQQGIVHVPEGRGIFGNLTVLENLRLATYGRRDDQISPDLEHVLNLFPRLAERGHQLGNTLSGGEQQMPAVGRALMRRSRLLLLDKSSMGLAPLLVREVFKIISEVNRQGTTVLLVEQNANMALTIAHRGYVLETGQIILAGSSQELARDPVVRQAYPGH, encoded by the coding sequence ATGTCTTTAAACCGGCTGAGGAGTCAGGTGCCGTTATTAGAAGTCCTTGAGTTATCACATAATTTTGGCGGATTGAAAGCCCTCACCGATTTTTCCCTGACCGTCGAGACCGGGGAACTGGTAGGCCTGATCGGACCCAACGGCGCCGGCAAATCGACCATCTTGCGGGCCATTTCAGGATTAATTCCGATCTCCCGAGGGTCAATTGCTTTCACCAGCCGCCCTTTAAAGACTCATGCAGCGCATCACATCGCCCAACAGGGTATTGTCCACGTTCCAGAGGGACGCGGGATTTTTGGCAACCTGACGGTTTTGGAAAATCTGCGGCTGGCCACTTACGGACGCCGCGATGATCAGATCAGCCCCGATTTGGAGCACGTACTGAATTTATTTCCACGGTTGGCCGAACGCGGTCATCAATTGGGCAACACCCTGTCCGGAGGGGAACAACAGATGCCGGCCGTCGGCCGCGCCTTAATGCGCCGGTCCCGCCTATTGCTGTTAGATAAGTCCTCGATGGGATTGGCCCCCTTGTTGGTCAGAGAAGTCTTCAAGATCATCAGCGAAGTTAATCGCCAGGGCACTACTGTTCTGTTAGTAGAGCAAAATGCTAATATGGCTCTGACCATTGCACACCGGGGCTATGTTCTGGAAACCGGGCAAATCATCCTGGCAGGCTCAAGTCAGGAACTGGCCCGCGACCCGGTGGTCCGGCAGGCCTACCCGGGCCATTAG